The sequence below is a genomic window from Salvelinus namaycush isolate Seneca chromosome 2, SaNama_1.0, whole genome shotgun sequence.
tttgtagcaacaaaatatggaaaaagtcaaggtgtgaaCACTTTCTGGAGACACTGTATAATCACAACCGAGGTTGGGGGCAACTCCTTGTCCATTCAGAAAGTAAATCAAATTGCAATTCCAATTGTTCAACCTAGAAAAGCACTGAAGACAATTGGAATTTCAGTCTAGGCCTAGTTCCCGAATTGACTGAAATTTAAATGAAATTGACTCCAACCATGATAGAAACAAATACTACACACCTGTCTGTCAGTATTTTCTGTGGATCTTCTTGGTGCTACTGAGTCGTAGTTGTGGTCTTCACCTGCAGAGGGAGTCCTGGTTACTTCTTCAGATGCCCTGACTCTTCTCAACAGATGAAGCATGCTTTGCTTAGTAACACAGACACCAAGTCTGGCAAACCTATTGAAGCACTTTTTCTTCTGAGCCTGGTGCATGATAAGCGAGTTCCGATACATGGGTGCACTCATCCTGCCGCAACGTACCTTGAGAAGAGTGGCTCCAGCCATGCCTATGGCGAAGTTCTTTCTCTGTGTACGTTCTTTGGTCATGGCAGAAACCCATGTAGATGTGCTTGCGGACTCCAGAAACCTAAGGAACGTGGGTGCGGTTGTCTTCCATTCAGTAAAAACAGTGTCCCATCTGAAGGCTTCCAGAGAGGATGAACTGGTCTGTCTAAGTATGGAGTTGAATGGAACGCTAGTGAGCTCTTTGCATTCTTTGACGACTTGATTCAAAACCTCTTTAGTGACAAGGGAAGCCAAATCAGGAATATCCATGATTGCCTTTGCTGCGCTGAAGAATTGTCCATTCAAAATGTTATCCACAAGTTTCTCCATGGGTCCAGTAAGGATGTATTTAGTTGGCACACTCACCTAAAATTAGAAGAGGGAAATGTCAATACCAATCAATAAAAATTTAACTTTTAAATGGCCCAGCAAGCATTTTCACCTGATACTTTCAACCAAACTATCAAAATTCTGTTATTTTTAATGGAAGGAGGTGAGAAGACTGAACGATTTGACGGTTGAATAAAGTTAAACTTTATAGGTTATACATGATCACCGCATTGCTGTCAGAAATAGGATCATGGCACTACTGTGGTGCCATTGGAGGGGTGCAGGACTTCAGAAACGAAGGTACACTAGCGACCTTAAACACCTACCTAGACACTTAAAGATGTTTAGAACCTTTAACACTACCCCCGACTTCTCTCCGAACATACAGCAGGTATTAAAGGTGACAACACGTGTTTACCTGGCTTAGCTTCGAAGAAGCGTCATCATCATCGCCAGACTGTCGATCCGGCTCCATATCATCTTCCAGGTATACTGAGATTTCTGCAGGCTCAGGTTTGATGTTATCGTTGTTGGGATCTGGTGTGGCGTCTTCGTCCGCGTTCTCGCTCTTTGGCACAACTACTAACGTTACGGTCAAATCTCGCGGGGTAACTTTACACGCGTCTGTCATTCTCTCTTGGGGAAAGGGGGTGATACTAATCTCACCTTGTTGGGCGTCCCGAGTTCGCCATGCGAGAGAGTGACTCTCCCTCTGCTTCTGAGCACTTTCTCGAAATATACTGCCAATTTTCTCCACATCGCAAAAGCTTTTGTAGTACCTTTTGAGAAGTTTACGACACGTTTCGCAAATGATCTGTGGTAAAGCATCGTCCTGAGAAATTGGTCCAGTGAGGTCCTCCAATGCTGTGGTGTAGTCAAATGGTTTCAAACATTGACCTTCGAACTGACTGAAGAGACTGTGCACGTATATTCTATTGGAAATGTTTTCCCCGCAAGCACGACATACACCGACACAACAGGTTCTCTTTGGTCTCATCATGCTAGCTAGTATTAGCATGTATTAGCGTCACAGAACAGTATCTTTGCTAGCATGGTCCAAAAGGTTGTTTTTTCGTTTGTTGTTACATGTTCATGTGTCATCCGAATTAGTCCCCTCCTCATTCGTGTGATTGGGAAACACAAATGTACACGTTACTCAGGTGTGCTCGTTTCACCATCGTACAGCAACGAAAGCGGAGTTCACAGTTGTGACTAGATAGAATGCAGCTACGGACGGAAGTTACTTTATGTAGCAGGTTATGATagaattttagctaaccctttccctaacctAATTTTCCTAAACTGCTACGTTCATTCACCTAGGAGAACATACGCAGCAGGTTATGATAATACTTGTAGCAGGTTAAGATTAGGtaaaatgcaacaacaacaaaaaataagttTGACgtaaatttgacaaaagctggatcccttctagaCATGACCCACTTTTGTCTATCGTTACGACCGGAAGGGACATTTTGAAGCAGGTTAGAAGAGCATTTTCGCTAACCTAATTAACCCAACCGGCTACGCGAATTATCCAAACATGATACggaagttctcctaacctgctacgaaaaagtaACTTATGTCTGTAGCTTTATGTGTGTACACCATCGAgattcctttaaaaaaaacatgacacTTCCGGAAGTGACTTTAACCTAGTAGGTTATGAGCATGTACACAGCAGGTAACGTAAGTAACTTAGCATGCTATGAGAATTAGGTTAAAGTTAGCGAAAATGCTtccctaacctgctacgaaaagtcacttcCAGTCGTAGCTGTATCCAAAGTGGGTTTTTACATTTGACACAtttattctcctaacctgctaggaAAAGTTAATTCTGACAAAAACTGAATCCCTGCTAGCCATAACTGTCGAAGTGACGTGTTTTATGTTGGGAGAACATTATGTTGCAAGATAGCCGAGTGACCGCCAGGGCAATGGATATACACGTCCTCAATGCAGGCAATATCAGGCGGGACTATTttatcttaactgacttgcctagttaaataaagaacaaattcttattttcattgataggcgcagttaacccactgttaaaGATAAAATAGTCCCGCCTGATATTGCCTGCATTGAGGACGTGTATATCCATTGCTTGTTCAGgggtaccttgtcagctcggggattttcttgcaacctttcggttactagtccaacactctaaccactaggctacgctgccgcccatATTCTAATATTAACTTATGtttaaacgactagcacacagcCCAGACACCAATGCATACCCCATaaaacatgccaccagaggttCACAATCCCCAAGACAAGAACAgtctatgggaggtgcacagtactacatagagcaatgactacatggaactctattccacatcaggtaactaatacaagcagtagaatcagatttaaaaaacagataaaaatacaccttatggaacagcagggactgtgaagcaacaccaacatgataacatacgcactacaaatgtatgttgtgttgtagatatgtggtagtggagtaggggcctgagagCACACACTTGGTGTGACATCTGTTATGAATgtaattgtaatgtttttaaaattgtagaactgccttaattttgccggacACCAGATATGCACGTGAACGTGTTATGTCACGTGCACAagcacagtgaaatgcctttcttgcaagctccaataatgcagtaatcaatatccaTGTAGCACTAAAAATAACACAAGTTAGAACAAAAACACGATGAATAGAAATAAGA
It includes:
- the LOC120020250 gene encoding uncharacterized protein LOC120020250, coding for MLILASMMRPKRTCCVGVCRACGENISNRIYVHSLFSQFEGQCLKPFDYTTALEDLTGPISQDDALPQIICETCRKLLKRYYKSFCDVEKIGSIFRESAQKQRESHSLAWRTRDAQQGEISITPFPQERMTDACKVTPRDLTVTLVVVPKSENADEDATPDPNNDNIKPEPAEISVYLEDDMEPDRQSGDDDDASSKLSQVSVPTKYILTGPMEKLVDNILNGQFFSAAKAIMDIPDLASLVTKEVLNQVVKECKELTSVPFNSILRQTSSSSLEAFRWDTVFTEWKTTAPTFLRFLESASTSTWVSAMTKERTQRKNFAIGMAGATLLKVRCGRMSAPMYRNSLIMHQAQKKKCFNRFARLGVCVTKQSMLHLLRRVRASEEVTRTPSAGEDHNYDSVAPRRSTENTDRQEDPEPTATEKQQEPRTSLGEEQLPDSGTTESTTPTVTCTPLFRSKNHGQGPSKCQAKPKPLPKPQPQPQHQAQPQPQHQAQPQPQHQAQPQPQHQPQHQPQHQPQHQPQHQPQHQPQHQPCSSK